In Oceanibaculum nanhaiense, the following proteins share a genomic window:
- a CDS encoding M16 family metallopeptidase: protein MKNSDSVRITTLPNGLRVATDHMAHVESVSLGAWVGVGTRHEEAEINGISHLLEHMAFKGTERRSPQAIAEEIEAVGGVLNAYTSRENTAYYAKVLADDVPLAVDILSDILQHSTFDAEELRREQQVVVQEIGQANDTPDDIIFDFFQETAYPDQPMGRPVLGTADSVNAMRRDTLMDYIGQQYGPQKMVFAAAGKVDHDRVVEMVGNAFADLQPTEEKTEAAAAYRGGERREERDLEQVHLLLGFDSMSYDDPDYYALSVFSTLFGGGMSSRLFQEIREKRGLVYSIYSFQSAFRDGGLFGIYAGTGDEQVAELVPVLCDSFRTLAGSLTEAELARARAQLKAGLLMGRESTGNRCEQLAQQLMVYGRAVSPEELVEKVEAVDAAAVERVVARLLSARPTLASIGPVSHVETLDRIVERLAA from the coding sequence ATGAAGAACAGCGACAGCGTGCGCATCACCACCCTGCCGAACGGGCTGCGCGTCGCCACCGACCATATGGCGCATGTCGAATCCGTCTCGCTTGGCGCCTGGGTTGGCGTGGGCACGCGCCATGAGGAAGCCGAGATCAACGGTATCTCGCACCTGCTGGAGCATATGGCCTTCAAGGGCACGGAACGGCGCAGCCCGCAGGCCATCGCCGAGGAGATCGAGGCGGTGGGCGGCGTGCTGAACGCCTATACCAGCCGCGAGAACACCGCCTATTACGCCAAGGTGCTGGCTGATGACGTGCCGCTGGCGGTCGATATCCTGTCCGACATATTGCAGCACTCCACCTTCGATGCGGAGGAACTGCGCCGCGAGCAGCAGGTGGTGGTGCAGGAAATCGGCCAGGCGAACGACACGCCGGACGACATCATCTTCGATTTCTTCCAGGAAACCGCCTATCCTGACCAGCCGATGGGCCGGCCGGTGCTGGGCACGGCGGACAGTGTTAACGCCATGCGCCGCGACACGCTGATGGATTATATCGGCCAGCAATACGGTCCGCAGAAAATGGTGTTCGCCGCCGCCGGCAAGGTCGATCACGACCGGGTGGTGGAGATGGTGGGCAATGCCTTCGCCGATCTGCAGCCGACCGAGGAGAAGACGGAAGCCGCCGCCGCCTATCGCGGCGGCGAGCGGCGGGAGGAGCGCGATCTGGAGCAGGTGCATCTGCTGCTGGGCTTCGACTCCATGTCCTATGACGACCCGGATTATTACGCGCTGTCGGTGTTCTCAACCCTGTTCGGCGGCGGCATGTCTTCGCGGCTGTTCCAGGAAATCCGGGAAAAGCGCGGGTTGGTCTATTCGATCTATTCCTTCCAGTCGGCCTTCCGCGATGGCGGGCTGTTCGGCATCTATGCCGGCACCGGCGACGAGCAGGTGGCCGAGCTGGTGCCGGTGCTGTGCGACAGCTTCCGCACCCTGGCCGGCAGCCTGACGGAAGCGGAACTGGCCCGCGCCCGCGCACAGCTGAAGGCCGGGCTGCTGATGGGTCGGGAATCGACCGGCAATCGCTGCGAGCAGCTGGCACAGCAGCTCATGGTCTATGGCCGCGCGGTTTCGCCGGAAGAGCTGGTGGAGAAGGTGGAGGCGGTCGATGCCGCCGCCGTGGAGCGGGTGGTTGCCCGGCTGCTGTCGGCGCGTCCGACGCTGGCCAGCATCGGCCCGGTCTCCCATGTCGAGACGCTGGACCGCATCGTCGAACGCCTGGCGGCGTAG
- the rpmE gene encoding 50S ribosomal protein L31 produces the protein MKQEIHPDYHEITVLMTDGTSYKTRSTWGKEGDTLRLEIDPTSHPAWTGQHRLLDSGGQVAKFNKRFANLGIG, from the coding sequence ATGAAGCAGGAAATTCATCCCGACTATCACGAGATCACGGTCCTGATGACCGATGGCACCTCCTACAAGACCCGTTCCACCTGGGGCAAGGAAGGTGACACGCTGCGTCTGGAGATCGATCCGACGTCGCATCCGGCCTGGACCGGGCAGCATCGCCTGCTCGACAGCGGCGGTCAGGTCGCGAAGTTCAACAAGCGCTTCGCCAATCTCGGTATCGGCTGA
- a CDS encoding DUF1465 family protein — MAQVANMGAMQQTTLLLERTYSELFDLIVETRDYLEACQRTRLRRQPARAVPNGRSSRPGLERVRIMVERIDEAQLSCETMRMTSRLTQAMAWIMVQKAVHYGELTSEEACEERYRLGGREVCLAERDMARLDMPAQLRHLMDRSLTVYQRIERLDRMLDTN; from the coding sequence GTGGCACAGGTCGCGAATATGGGCGCGATGCAACAGACCACGCTGCTTCTGGAGCGGACCTACAGCGAGCTTTTCGACCTGATCGTCGAGACGCGGGATTATCTGGAGGCCTGCCAGAGGACACGGTTGCGGCGCCAGCCGGCGCGCGCGGTTCCTAACGGCCGGTCATCGCGACCGGGCCTGGAGCGCGTGCGCATCATGGTCGAGCGGATCGACGAGGCGCAGCTCAGCTGCGAAACCATGCGCATGACCTCGCGCCTGACCCAGGCAATGGCCTGGATCATGGTGCAAAAAGCGGTGCATTACGGCGAACTGACGTCGGAAGAGGCGTGCGAGGAGCGCTATCGGCTGGGCGGCCGGGAGGTGTGCCTGGCGGAGCGGGATATGGCCCGGCTGGACATGCCGGCGCAGCTGCGCCATCTGATGGATCGCAGCCTCACCGTCTATCAGCGCATCGAACGGCTGGACCGGATGCTGGATACGAACTGA
- a CDS encoding ABC transporter transmembrane domain-containing protein, producing the protein MAIRERVYTESGAAVLPDGGKRLGPLRHLLRFLRPYKTQIAGALAALVIAASTVLGLGLGLRYLVDGAFGAGNPALLDQAVIVLFGVVLVLAVASYARFYLVSWIGERVVADIRKAVFDHVLSLSPGFFETTRTGEVLSRLTSDTTLVQVVVGSSASIALRNTLLFMGGTVMLVITSPVLTGLVFLVVPLVVAPILIYGRKVRRLSRDSQDRLADVGAYIEESLNAIRTVQSFTHEGEDRALFAAQVERAFATSVRRVAARAMLTATVIVLVFSAVAAILWLGGRSVIDGTISGGELSAFVFYAVVVAGAVGAISEVIGDLQRAAGATERLMELLAAPSPVPAPSLPVALPEPPLGGIEFDRVRFHYPARPDRAALEEFSLTVQPGEKVALVGPSGAGKTTVFQLLLRFYDPESGTVRLDGVDVRQADPRALRARLGLVPQEPVIFSANAFENIRYGRPDASDEEVRAAAEAAAADEFLDRLPEGFNTFLGEKGVRLSGGQRQRLAIARAILRDPAVLLLDEATSALDSESERLVQTALDRLMAGRTTLVIAHRLATVLKADRIVVLDQGRIAASGSHAELMRQGGLYARLATLQFDQHVADAAVGG; encoded by the coding sequence ATGGCGATTCGCGAACGGGTCTATACGGAAAGCGGGGCAGCGGTACTGCCGGACGGTGGCAAGCGGCTGGGGCCGTTGCGCCATCTGCTGCGCTTCCTTCGGCCTTACAAGACGCAGATCGCCGGCGCGCTGGCGGCGCTGGTCATCGCCGCTTCCACGGTGCTGGGCCTCGGCCTGGGGCTGCGCTATCTGGTGGACGGGGCCTTTGGCGCCGGCAATCCGGCGCTGCTGGATCAGGCGGTCATCGTGCTGTTCGGCGTGGTGCTGGTGCTGGCAGTGGCCAGCTATGCGCGCTTCTATCTGGTGTCCTGGATCGGCGAGCGGGTGGTGGCCGATATCCGCAAGGCGGTATTCGACCATGTGCTGAGCCTGAGCCCCGGCTTCTTCGAGACGACGCGCACCGGCGAGGTGCTGTCGCGGCTGACCAGCGACACCACGCTGGTGCAGGTGGTGGTCGGTTCGTCGGCCTCCATCGCGCTGCGCAACACGCTGTTGTTCATGGGCGGCACGGTGATGCTGGTCATCACCAGCCCGGTGCTGACCGGCCTGGTTTTCCTGGTCGTGCCGCTGGTCGTCGCGCCGATCCTGATCTATGGCCGCAAGGTGCGCCGGCTGTCGCGCGACAGCCAGGACCGGCTGGCCGATGTCGGTGCCTATATCGAGGAAAGCCTGAACGCGATCCGCACTGTGCAGTCCTTCACCCATGAGGGCGAGGACCGGGCGCTGTTCGCCGCCCAGGTGGAGCGCGCCTTCGCCACCTCTGTCCGCCGGGTCGCGGCGCGCGCCATGCTGACCGCCACCGTCATCGTGCTGGTGTTCAGCGCCGTCGCCGCCATCCTGTGGCTGGGCGGGCGCAGCGTCATCGACGGCACGATCAGCGGCGGCGAGCTGTCGGCCTTCGTGTTCTACGCCGTGGTGGTGGCCGGCGCGGTCGGCGCGATCTCCGAGGTGATCGGCGATCTGCAGCGTGCGGCGGGTGCTACCGAGCGGCTGATGGAATTGCTGGCCGCCCCGTCGCCGGTGCCGGCGCCGTCCCTGCCGGTAGCGCTGCCGGAACCGCCGCTGGGCGGCATCGAATTCGACCGCGTGCGCTTCCATTATCCGGCGCGGCCCGACCGCGCGGCGCTTGAGGAGTTCTCGCTGACCGTGCAACCGGGCGAGAAGGTGGCGCTGGTCGGCCCGTCCGGTGCCGGCAAGACCACGGTGTTCCAGCTTCTGCTGCGCTTCTACGATCCGGAATCCGGTACCGTCCGGCTGGATGGCGTCGATGTGCGGCAGGCCGATCCCAGGGCGCTGCGCGCCCGCCTTGGCCTGGTGCCGCAGGAGCCGGTGATCTTCTCCGCCAATGCGTTCGAGAATATCCGCTACGGTCGCCCCGATGCCAGCGATGAAGAGGTGCGCGCCGCTGCCGAGGCGGCGGCGGCGGATGAGTTCCTGGACCGGTTGCCCGAGGGCTTCAACACTTTCCTCGGCGAAAAGGGCGTGCGGCTGTCCGGCGGCCAGCGCCAGCGCCTCGCCATTGCGCGCGCCATCCTGCGCGACCCCGCCGTGCTGCTGCTGGACGAGGCGACCAGCGCGCTGGATTCGGAGAGCGAGCGGCTGGTGCAGACGGCGCTGGACCGGCTGATGGCCGGGCGCACCACGCTGGTCATTGCGCACCGGCTGGCCACAGTGCTGAAGGCGGACCGCATCGTGGTGCTGGATCAGGGCCGTATCGCCGCCAGCGGCAGCCATGCCGAGCTGATGCGCCAAGGCGGACTCTATGCCCGGCTGGCGACGCTGCAGTTCGACCAGCATGTCGCGGATGCCGCCGTGGGCGGCTGA
- the rpsD gene encoding 30S ribosomal protein S4 yields MSKRQESKYKIDRRLSVNLWGRPKSPLNKRDYRPGQHGQRRRKPTDYGVQLMAKQKLKGYYGNIGERQFRRLYEEAERLKGDTGENLIGLLERRLDAVIYRMKFVPTVFAARQFVNHGHIKVNGKRVNIPSYMVREGDVIEVKEKSRQLPLVLEGSQSGERDVPDYLDVDHGAMKGTFVRTPKLADVPYPVSMEPNQVVEFYSR; encoded by the coding sequence ATGTCGAAGCGTCAGGAATCCAAATATAAAATCGACCGCCGCCTCAGCGTAAACCTCTGGGGCCGGCCGAAGAGCCCGCTGAACAAGCGCGATTACCGCCCGGGCCAGCATGGCCAGCGCCGCCGCAAGCCGACCGATTACGGCGTGCAGCTGATGGCCAAGCAGAAGCTGAAGGGCTATTACGGCAATATCGGCGAGCGCCAGTTCCGCCGCCTCTATGAGGAGGCCGAGCGCCTGAAGGGCGACACCGGCGAGAACCTGATCGGCCTGCTGGAGCGCCGCCTGGACGCCGTGATCTACCGCATGAAGTTCGTGCCGACCGTGTTCGCGGCACGCCAGTTCGTGAACCATGGCCACATCAAGGTCAATGGCAAGCGCGTGAACATCCCGTCCTACATGGTCCGCGAGGGCGATGTGATCGAGGTGAAGGAAAAATCCCGTCAGCTGCCGCTGGTGCTGGAAGGCAGCCAGTCGGGCGAGCGCGATGTGCCGGACTATCTGGACGTCGATCATGGCGCCATGAAGGGCACCTTCGTGCGCACGCCGAAGCTGGCCGATGTGCCCTACCCGGTGTCGATGGAACCGAACCAGGTGGTCGAGTTCTACTCGCGCTAA
- a CDS encoding BolA family protein — translation MPMDLGEIERMIKQALPDAAVTIEDLRGDGDHYAAHVVSSSFAGKSRVQQHQMVYQALQGRMGNELHALALQTSVPDA, via the coding sequence ATGCCGATGGATTTGGGCGAGATCGAGCGCATGATCAAACAGGCGCTGCCCGATGCCGCGGTGACGATCGAGGATCTGCGGGGCGACGGCGATCATTATGCCGCCCATGTCGTCTCATCATCCTTCGCCGGCAAGAGCCGTGTCCAGCAGCACCAGATGGTCTATCAGGCGCTGCAGGGCCGTATGGGCAACGAGCTGCACGCGCTGGCGTTGCAGACCTCGGTGCCAGACGCTTAA
- a CDS encoding Hsp20 family protein, giving the protein MRSFDLSPLFRSTVGFDRMMRLLDESMRNSVQQAPTYPPYNIEKLEEDQYRITMAVAGFAESDLDVTLQNNTLVISGRSEQAEETPEEGRFLYRGIARRAFERRFELAETVKVSGARMENGLLHVDLVREVPEAAKPRKIEIAGSAAASKTIEGKKAA; this is encoded by the coding sequence ATGCGTAGTTTCGACCTTTCCCCGCTTTTCCGTTCGACCGTCGGCTTCGACCGCATGATGCGGCTGCTTGATGAGAGCATGCGCAACAGCGTCCAGCAGGCGCCGACCTATCCGCCCTACAACATCGAGAAGCTGGAGGAAGACCAGTACCGCATCACCATGGCGGTCGCCGGTTTCGCCGAGTCCGATCTCGATGTGACGCTGCAGAACAACACGCTGGTCATCAGCGGCCGCAGCGAACAGGCTGAAGAGACCCCCGAGGAAGGCCGTTTCCTCTATCGCGGCATTGCCCGCCGCGCCTTCGAGCGCCGCTTCGAGTTGGCCGAGACCGTGAAGGTCTCCGGCGCGCGCATGGAGAATGGCCTGCTGCATGTCGATCTGGTGCGCGAAGTGCCCGAAGCGGCAAAGCCCCGCAAGATCGAGATCGCCGGCAGCGCGGCGGCCAGCAAGACCATCGAAGGCAAGAAGGCTGCCTGA
- a CDS encoding DEAD/DEAH box helicase: protein MTKFTDLGLAAPLLQAVTAEGYDTPTPIQAQAITPVMQGRDLLGIAQTGTGKTAAFALPILHRLTAEGNHIKTPRGSCRVLVLSPTRELASQIAESFRVYGKFLNLSVATVFGGVSAGPQIKALQRGVDIVVATPGRLIDHLQSRSVRLDQVEIFVLDEADQMLDMGFILPIRRIVKTLSPKRQNLFFSATMPREIEGLAGELLVDPVKVAVTPVASTAERVSQQVIFVPAGLKRALLADLLTDEKMGFGRTLVFSRTKHGADKIVRSLESAGVVSAAIHGNKSQSQRERALAAFRDGACKVLIATDIAARGIDVDGVTHVINFDLPNIAESYVHRIGRTARAGADGMAISFCDRDERSFLRDIERLTRQKVPELQRALPEGAVATADEPRERGPRPNHGRPNQGRPNQGRPNQGRPNHAHKPQRPRQEEGRAAESRGNEPRGEQAADSMAGMSFMKRAPHADNGNRPARAEQGEGAGKSGNRPWRSRKAS, encoded by the coding sequence TTGACTAAATTTACCGATCTCGGCCTTGCCGCGCCGCTGCTTCAAGCTGTGACTGCGGAAGGCTACGATACCCCCACCCCGATTCAGGCCCAGGCGATCACGCCGGTCATGCAGGGCCGCGACCTGCTGGGCATCGCCCAGACGGGCACCGGCAAGACTGCCGCCTTCGCCCTGCCGATCCTGCATCGGCTGACCGCCGAGGGGAACCACATCAAGACGCCGCGCGGCTCCTGCCGCGTGCTGGTCCTCAGCCCGACGCGCGAACTGGCCAGCCAGATCGCCGAGAGCTTCCGGGTCTATGGCAAGTTCCTCAACCTCTCCGTCGCGACGGTGTTCGGCGGCGTGTCCGCCGGTCCGCAGATCAAGGCGCTGCAGCGCGGCGTCGATATCGTCGTCGCCACGCCGGGCCGCCTGATCGATCATCTGCAGAGCCGCAGCGTGCGTCTCGACCAGGTCGAGATCTTCGTGCTCGACGAGGCCGACCAGATGCTCGATATGGGCTTCATCCTGCCGATCCGCCGCATCGTGAAGACCCTGTCGCCGAAGCGCCAGAACCTGTTCTTCTCGGCCACCATGCCGCGCGAGATCGAAGGTCTGGCCGGCGAATTGCTGGTCGATCCGGTGAAGGTTGCCGTCACCCCCGTCGCCTCCACGGCGGAGCGGGTGTCGCAGCAGGTCATCTTCGTGCCGGCCGGGCTGAAGCGCGCGCTGCTGGCCGATCTGCTGACCGACGAGAAGATGGGCTTCGGCCGCACGCTGGTGTTCAGCCGGACCAAGCATGGCGCCGACAAGATCGTCCGCTCCCTGGAATCTGCCGGCGTCGTCTCCGCCGCGATCCATGGCAACAAGTCGCAGTCCCAGCGCGAGCGGGCGCTTGCCGCCTTCCGTGACGGCGCCTGCAAGGTGCTGATCGCCACCGATATCGCCGCGCGCGGCATCGATGTTGACGGCGTTACCCACGTCATCAATTTCGACCTGCCGAACATCGCGGAAAGCTATGTCCACCGGATCGGCCGCACCGCGCGCGCCGGTGCCGACGGCATGGCGATCTCGTTCTGTGACCGTGACGAGCGGTCCTTCCTGCGCGACATCGAACGGCTGACCCGCCAGAAGGTGCCGGAGCTGCAGCGTGCCCTTCCGGAAGGCGCAGTCGCGACGGCCGATGAGCCGCGCGAGCGCGGCCCGCGGCCGAATCACGGCCGTCCGAACCAGGGGCGCCCGAATCAGGGCCGCCCGAATCAGGGTCGTCCGAATCACGCGCACAAGCCGCAGCGTCCGCGCCAGGAAGAAGGCCGGGCTGCTGAGTCGCGTGGTAATGAGCCGCGCGGGGAACAGGCCGCCGACTCGATGGCCGGCATGTCCTTCATGAAGCGTGCGCCGCACGCCGACAATGGCAATCGCCCGGCCCGTGCCGAGCAGGGCGAGGGTGCCGGTAAGAGCGGCAACCGCCCGTGGCGCAGCCGCAAGGCCAGCTAA
- a CDS encoding universal stress protein: MSIKTIVVTITESDEAARVVGAALDLAARLDAHLVGVGVKRPIAVPVYSMGAIPDTVLEQLDGAEEERLGKLRDAFTHQVKLADWTSRSDWRVYAAPLAMAVAEAARCADLIVIGQPVDDNVPDDVAMLPGDLVMNASTPILMVPNIGAKPIAGGEALVGWNGGREAARALHDALPMLKLAGKVTLVTVGGDAVVSGEEAAQYLARHDLKVTLQHEPSTELDPGDVLLNLAADRDARLIVIGAYGHSRLREYVLGGSTRTILDHMTVPVVLSR, translated from the coding sequence ATGTCCATCAAGACTATTGTCGTCACCATCACCGAATCCGACGAGGCTGCGCGCGTCGTTGGTGCCGCCCTCGATCTCGCCGCCCGGCTGGATGCCCATCTGGTTGGCGTTGGCGTGAAACGCCCGATCGCCGTGCCGGTTTATTCGATGGGCGCGATCCCCGATACGGTTCTGGAGCAGCTGGACGGCGCCGAGGAAGAGCGGCTGGGCAAGCTGCGCGACGCCTTCACGCACCAGGTGAAGCTGGCCGACTGGACCTCCCGCAGCGACTGGCGGGTTTATGCCGCGCCGTTGGCGATGGCGGTTGCCGAGGCGGCGCGCTGCGCCGACCTGATCGTCATCGGCCAGCCGGTGGACGATAATGTGCCCGACGATGTGGCGATGCTGCCCGGCGATCTGGTGATGAACGCCTCCACGCCGATCCTGATGGTCCCCAACATCGGCGCGAAGCCGATTGCCGGTGGCGAGGCGCTGGTCGGCTGGAATGGTGGCCGCGAGGCCGCGCGCGCGCTGCATGACGCGCTGCCGATGCTGAAGCTGGCCGGCAAGGTGACGCTGGTCACCGTCGGCGGCGATGCCGTGGTCAGCGGCGAGGAAGCGGCGCAGTATCTCGCCCGCCACGATCTGAAGGTCACGCTGCAGCACGAGCCCTCGACCGAACTCGACCCCGGCGACGTGCTGCTGAACCTGGCGGCGGACCGCGATGCGCGGCTCATCGTCATCGGCGCCTACGGCCATTCGCGCCTGCGTGAATATGTGCTGGGCGGCAGCACCCGCACCATCCTTGACCACATGACCGTGCCGGTGGTGCTGTCGCGCTAG
- the thrC gene encoding threonine synthase — MKYVSTRGSAPTLDFEGVLLAGLATDGGLYVPQEWPVFSATELRAMRGLSYVEIAERIMRPFLGGAISDADFARIVRESYASFDHKAVTPLKQLDQNFWLLELFHGPTLAFKDVALQLLGRLFDHVLTKRGERVTIVGATSGDTGSAAIEACRDRSSIDIFILHPRGRTSEVQRRQMTTVLSSNVHNIALEGTFDDCQDQVKAMFNDPAFRARQNLSAVNSINWARIMAQIVYYFAAGVALGAPDRRIAFSVPTGNFGNVYAAYAAKQMGLPIEKLIVGSNRNDILTRFFQSGEMKITGVEPSLSPSMDIQVSSNFERLLFDMLDRDGALVAETMKGFRATGSFTVGDNQLGRARALFEAHRIDDTQTQGIIRAVHGETGEILDPHTAVGVGAARALELDPDIAVIALACAHPAKFPDAVEQATGIRPALPPRLADLFEREERVAVLPNELAAVQAYVSEKTGQKEAV; from the coding sequence ATGAAGTATGTGAGCACGCGCGGAAGCGCCCCGACCCTCGATTTCGAAGGGGTGCTGCTGGCGGGCCTCGCCACCGATGGCGGCCTCTATGTGCCGCAGGAATGGCCGGTCTTCAGCGCCACCGAGCTGCGCGCGATGCGCGGGCTTTCCTATGTCGAGATCGCAGAGCGAATCATGCGCCCCTTCCTGGGCGGCGCCATTTCCGATGCCGATTTCGCGCGCATCGTGCGGGAGTCCTACGCCAGCTTCGACCACAAGGCGGTCACGCCGCTGAAGCAGCTGGACCAGAATTTCTGGCTGCTGGAACTGTTCCACGGGCCGACGCTGGCCTTCAAGGATGTGGCGCTGCAGCTGCTGGGGCGCTTGTTCGATCATGTGCTGACCAAGCGCGGCGAGCGCGTGACCATCGTCGGCGCCACCTCCGGCGATACCGGATCGGCCGCCATCGAGGCCTGCCGCGACCGGTCGTCCATCGATATCTTCATCCTGCACCCCAGGGGCCGCACCTCCGAGGTGCAGCGCCGGCAGATGACCACGGTGCTGTCCTCCAACGTGCACAATATCGCGCTGGAAGGCACCTTCGACGACTGCCAGGACCAGGTAAAGGCGATGTTCAATGACCCGGCCTTCCGGGCGCGGCAGAACCTGTCGGCGGTGAACTCGATCAACTGGGCGCGCATCATGGCGCAGATCGTCTATTATTTCGCCGCCGGGGTGGCGCTGGGCGCGCCGGACCGCCGCATCGCGTTTTCCGTGCCGACCGGCAATTTCGGCAATGTCTATGCCGCCTATGCCGCAAAGCAGATGGGCCTGCCAATCGAGAAGCTGATCGTCGGGTCGAACCGCAACGACATCCTGACCCGCTTCTTCCAGTCCGGCGAGATGAAGATCACCGGCGTCGAGCCCAGCCTCAGCCCGTCCATGGATATCCAGGTCTCCAGCAATTTCGAGCGTCTGCTGTTCGACATGCTGGACCGCGATGGCGCGCTGGTGGCCGAGACCATGAAGGGGTTCCGCGCCACCGGCAGCTTCACGGTGGGCGATAACCAGCTGGGCCGCGCCAGGGCATTGTTCGAAGCACACCGCATCGACGATACCCAGACCCAGGGAATCATCCGCGCCGTGCATGGCGAAACCGGGGAGATCCTCGATCCGCACACCGCTGTCGGTGTCGGCGCGGCCAGGGCATTAGAGCTCGATCCCGATATCGCGGTGATTGCGCTGGCCTGTGCGCATCCCGCCAAATTCCCCGATGCGGTGGAACAGGCGACCGGCATCCGCCCGGCCCTCCCGCCGCGCCTGGCCGATCTGTTCGAGCGCGAGGAGCGGGTGGCGGTGCTGCCCAACGAGCTTGCCGCCGTGCAGGCCTATGTTTCCGAGAAGACCGGCCAGAAGGAGGCCGTCTGA
- the grxD gene encoding Grx4 family monothiol glutaredoxin codes for MDATVRDRIQGEIDSNDVVLFMKGTPTFPQCGFSAVVVQVLNHLGLDYKGINVLEDPSVRDGIKDFSNWPTIPQLYVKGEFVGGCDIVREMYETGELTEMLSTRGFKVAVE; via the coding sequence ATGGACGCTACGGTTCGCGACCGCATTCAAGGCGAGATCGACAGCAACGATGTCGTGCTGTTCATGAAGGGCACCCCGACCTTCCCGCAGTGCGGCTTCTCCGCCGTCGTCGTGCAGGTGCTGAACCATCTCGGGCTCGACTACAAGGGCATCAATGTGCTGGAAGACCCGTCGGTGCGCGACGGCATCAAGGATTTCAGCAACTGGCCGACCATCCCGCAGCTCTATGTGAAGGGCGAGTTCGTCGGCGGCTGCGACATCGTGCGCGAGATGTACGAGACCGGCGAGCTGACCGAGATGCTCAGCACCCGCGGCTTCAAGGTCGCGGTGGAATAG